The stretch of DNA TTAGCTTGCATTTGAGCTTTTGCATCTTCATATCTCTCTTTTAGCTCTTCAATTCCAGCACTAAAAAGTTCACTTCCTTTTCCAAAAGCTTTAAAAAGTCCTTCTTGAGCATTTTTGTTTGTAAGAAAATATGTTAATGCAGCGCCTAGTAATGCACCTTTTATGAAATCTCCATTACTAAAAGTACTTTGAGGAGTATTTACTTGTTGAGGATTTTGTAAAGGATTAAAGTTTTGATTAATATAAGGATTTTGGTTTATATTAACACCATTTTGAAGATTTTTAGGTCTACTATTTTCAATATTTATATCATATTGATTTGTTTGATTTGATTTATTCATAATCAATTTCCTCAACAGGACAATTTTCATTTGTTAAATATTTTTGATCAAGTTTTTCTTCAATCACTTCAATTGCATAAATTCCCATCATCCCTATGCTAGCAGCTGTCAAAGCTTTGAATAATCCACCTTTTTGGCCTAAATAATTTGCAGTTGCGATTGCACTCCCAGTTGCGATTGCACCTTGAGAAGTTCTTTTAATAGTGTCTTTTATTGCATCTTTTTTTGTAATTTGTTTACTTTGAGCTTTTTTATAGTTTAATGCACCACTTACAACGGCACTTGCAATTGCTCCACTTATTACATGTCCTAAAACATTTCTTGGAGCTCCTGTATCAATAACTATTTCTTTCATTCTTCTTCCTTATTTTTTAACTCAACTTTTTCTTCTGAAGATTTCTTCATAGGACAAATAGAACCTTTTAATTCATCTAAATTTTCTTTTGTTTTTTCTAAAGTAGTATTTGCAAAATCTTTTGATTTTTCAAATAGTTTTGAAGTTTTTTCTTTTAAATTATCTCTATTTTTAAAAGCAATAACAGCACCAGCACCAACAGCCAATCCTAATATAAATGGTAAAGCCATTTTTTACTCCTCTTCTTTAATATTTTTTTTTGAAAGGTAATTATTTAAAAGAGCAATTGTTGCAGCTCCTAAAACAGCTCCACTAACCATAGATAAGTTTAATTTAGAAAAAATAGTTGAAATCGAACTTTCATCAATATTTCCACTCATAATATCATCTAAAATAACTTGGTAATCTCCTAGTTTTTCCATAATATTTTCTGCATTAATATTTGTTGTATTTCCATTAGTATAATGATTTAATACACAATTTCTAAATGCTGGTAAATGATTATTAAATGAAGCTGCTTGAAGTCTATAAAGAGTATCTTTTATGTCATTTTCAATAGCAAAGCCAAGTAGATTATTGTACATTGCAATATTATCTATCTCACTAGCAACTCCCATTTCACAACACTCGATTAAAGTATTCGGGATTTCTATTTTTGAAGCCCAATTATTTATTGGAACTTCAACACCATATTTTTCCATCAATTTTATAAGTGCAGCATAATGAACAGCTTCTGCTTCTTTTATATTTACAAAAGGTTGAACTAACCCAAACTTTTCAATTATTTTTGTGTAAGTTTCATAGGCTTTAAATTCATCATAAACGGCAATTCTTAAAATTTGAGAAGTTATGGGAACTTGACTATTTATATCTACTCTTGTTGATATTAATAGTGCTTCATCAATATTTGTTTCCAATTAAATAACCTCCTTTGCAAGTTCATTTATTAATATAGATAACTCATCTACATTTTCATTTTTAACTAAATCTTCCCAATGTTTTGGTTTAAATATAGTTGGTTCATAAATAATCGTAACAGAAGCAATAATTTTATTTATTTTAATACTAATTATTCCATCTATTTTATTTGGTAAATTTTCAATATCACTGATAGTTATATTTCCACCTGAATCTTTTATTTTTGGATTTACTCGAACCCTTAATCTTCCAGGTGTGTGGGCAATAATTGAAAAAAAACTAGCAATTTTAATAATATCTTGTGTACAAATCAAAATAATCCTTTCATTATTAGCATTCTTTCTTAGTTAGACTTAAGTTAAACTTATTATAAATTAAAAATCATTATCACTTTTTGTTTTGACAAGGTTCACAAACTCCATAAATAGTCATAACATGTTCTTTTAAAATAAAATTATTCTTTTCTGCAACTTTAATTTGATTTAATTCTATTAAATCATCTGAAAACTCAACGATAATACCACATGAAGTACAAATTAGATGATCATGATGTTCAGTAATGTTTAGTTCATATCTAACAACTCCATCTCCAATATCTAATTGATTTACTAATTTCATATCATGTAGAAACTTCATAGCACGATAAACTGTTGCTATTCCTATAGATACATTATAGTTTTTTTTGATTTTATTTGAAATCTCTTCTGCGGTTAAATGTTCTTTTGAAAAATATAAAATTTTTAATATATAATCTTTTTGAATTGAATTTTTCAAACCTATTTTTGATACATTATTTTTAAAGTTTTTTAAAAAAATGTCAAATGATATTTCTTGATTGTTTTCCATTAGTTAAAGCCTTTTATAATGATGAATATAATACTTAAAGAGAGTGTAAAACCATATAGTTTCCATAGATTCTTATGTATTTTAACATTTTTTTTGTATAACTGTGAATTTGTAATGTCTATTTGATTAAATAATTCTTTCAAAATAGCTCCTTTTCATAAAAGTAAATCTTATCATTAGTTATCTTAAAGAATATTGATTGTAATTATCATTTTAAATCTAAATTAAGTAATTTACATCTATAATCAAAAAAAATTAAAAAGGATCTTTATGTTAAATGTTACACTTTTAACATCTGTTGCAAAAAGTGCTTTAGTTGGGGCTGTTGCTACAAAATTGGTTGATACC from Arcobacter suis CECT 7833 encodes:
- a CDS encoding YtxH domain-containing protein yields the protein MNKSNQTNQYDINIENSRPKNLQNGVNINQNPYINQNFNPLQNPQQVNTPQSTFSNGDFIKGALLGAALTYFLTNKNAQEGLFKAFGKGSELFSAGIEELKERYEDAKAQMQANQE
- a CDS encoding ferritin-like domain-containing protein, with translation METNIDEALLISTRVDINSQVPITSQILRIAVYDEFKAYETYTKIIEKFGLVQPFVNIKEAEAVHYAALIKLMEKYGVEVPINNWASKIEIPNTLIECCEMGVASEIDNIAMYNNLLGFAIENDIKDTLYRLQAASFNNHLPAFRNCVLNHYTNGNTTNINAENIMEKLGDYQVILDDIMSGNIDESSISTIFSKLNLSMVSGAVLGAATIALLNNYLSKKNIKEEE
- a CDS encoding Fur family transcriptional regulator, with product MENNQEISFDIFLKNFKNNVSKIGLKNSIQKDYILKILYFSKEHLTAEEISNKIKKNYNVSIGIATVYRAMKFLHDMKLVNQLDIGDGVVRYELNITEHHDHLICTSCGIIVEFSDDLIELNQIKVAEKNNFILKEHVMTIYGVCEPCQNKK